Proteins from one Brevibacillus humidisoli genomic window:
- a CDS encoding Fur family transcriptional regulator: MTVEEALQILKERGYKYTGKREEMIRICADEKRYLSAKEIMEQMQEEYPNLSFDTVYRNLSTFVQLGILEETELEGEGKFRLACSAAGHHHHVICTICGKSSSLPGCPMTALPHLPEDFHVTGHKFEVYGTCKDCYGTAHS, encoded by the coding sequence TTGACAGTGGAGGAAGCTTTGCAAATCTTGAAAGAACGAGGATACAAATATACGGGCAAGCGGGAAGAGATGATTCGGATTTGTGCGGATGAGAAGCGCTACCTGTCGGCGAAAGAGATTATGGAACAGATGCAGGAGGAGTACCCCAACCTTAGTTTTGACACGGTTTACCGCAATCTCTCCACATTTGTCCAGTTGGGCATCTTGGAGGAGACAGAACTGGAGGGGGAAGGGAAGTTTCGCCTCGCCTGTTCCGCAGCGGGCCATCACCACCATGTGATCTGCACCATTTGCGGAAAATCTTCGTCGCTTCCTGGCTGTCCCATGACGGCGCTGCCCCATCTGCCGGAAGACTTTCACGTGACCGGCCACAAGTTTGAAGTGTACGGTACCTGTAAAGACTGTTACGGGACAGCCCATTCATAA
- the nagE gene encoding N-acetylglucosamine-specific PTS transporter subunit IIBC yields MLAFLQKVGKSLMLPVATLPAAALLLRFGAISYENDFKLGAFGAFLDQYVAPFLLAGGDAIFANLSLIFAVGVAIGFAGDAVAALAAVIAYQVLVAVLGKVPAAMPFINDEVTLNMGVLGGILAGGIAAYMYKRYHDIKLPDWLGFFGGKRFVPIVTSLAMVVIALLFGLIWGPVQEALDAFGNWIVGLGAVGAGLFGFFNRLLIPFGLHHVLNAIAWFQIGSFTDAAGNVVHGDLHRFFAGDKTAGMFMTGFFPIMMFALPAAAFAIIHTAKPEKRLAISSVFIGTALASFLTGITEPIEFAFMFVAPLLFVVHAVLTGVSAFLVTMLGIKHGFGFSAGLIDYLLNMPLATNPWMIIPIGLAFAVVYYFLFRFLIVKLNLRTPGRDDDEADTAGDGAAGVTGLTEKAAKVLAAIGGKGNIKDVDACITRLRLVLHNDALVDEKTLKALGAAGVLKLGQGSVQVVFGTQSEMLKDEILKLM; encoded by the coding sequence ATGTTGGCTTTTTTGCAAAAGGTCGGGAAGTCGTTGATGCTGCCGGTCGCCACGCTGCCTGCCGCTGCCCTGCTGCTGCGGTTTGGTGCAATCAGCTATGAAAACGATTTCAAGTTGGGCGCGTTCGGAGCGTTTCTCGATCAATACGTGGCACCCTTTTTGCTCGCCGGTGGAGATGCTATCTTCGCGAACTTATCTCTCATTTTTGCTGTAGGCGTAGCGATTGGGTTTGCCGGGGACGCGGTGGCTGCATTGGCTGCTGTGATTGCTTATCAGGTGCTGGTCGCCGTACTTGGCAAGGTACCTGCTGCAATGCCGTTTATCAATGATGAAGTAACCCTGAACATGGGCGTGCTCGGCGGGATTCTCGCCGGGGGGATCGCCGCCTACATGTACAAACGGTACCATGACATCAAACTGCCGGACTGGTTAGGGTTCTTTGGAGGCAAACGCTTCGTGCCGATCGTCACCTCGCTTGCTATGGTCGTGATCGCCCTGCTGTTCGGATTGATCTGGGGGCCGGTTCAGGAAGCATTGGACGCTTTCGGAAACTGGATTGTCGGACTGGGTGCTGTCGGCGCCGGATTGTTTGGCTTCTTTAACCGTCTGTTGATTCCGTTTGGTCTGCACCATGTCTTAAACGCGATTGCTTGGTTCCAGATCGGCAGCTTTACCGATGCCGCAGGCAATGTGGTGCATGGTGACCTTCATCGTTTCTTCGCAGGCGACAAGACAGCAGGTATGTTTATGACTGGATTCTTCCCGATCATGATGTTCGCTCTGCCTGCTGCCGCGTTTGCGATTATTCATACGGCGAAGCCGGAGAAGCGGCTGGCCATTTCTTCGGTCTTCATCGGTACGGCGCTTGCTTCGTTCCTGACGGGGATCACCGAACCGATCGAGTTTGCCTTCATGTTTGTCGCGCCGCTGCTGTTCGTGGTACACGCCGTACTGACAGGGGTGTCGGCATTCCTGGTCACGATGTTGGGCATCAAGCATGGATTCGGCTTTTCGGCCGGTTTGATCGACTACCTGCTCAACATGCCGTTGGCCACGAATCCGTGGATGATCATTCCGATCGGTCTCGCTTTTGCGGTCGTCTACTACTTCCTGTTCCGCTTCCTGATCGTCAAGCTGAACCTCAGGACGCCCGGTCGTGACGACGATGAGGCGGATACCGCTGGGGACGGCGCCGCTGGTGTAACCGGTCTGACTGAGAAGGCTGCCAAAGTGCTGGCGGCAATCGGCGGCAAAGGGAACATCAAGGACGTCGATGCCTGCATCACCAGACTGCGTCTGGTTCTGCATAACGATGCGCTGGTTGATGAGAAAACATTGAAAGCACTGGGTGCAGCCGGAGTGCTCAAGCTGGGCCAAGGCAGCGTGCAGGTTGTATTTGGCACCCAGTCGGAGATGCTGAAAGATGAGATTCTCAAGCTGATGTAA
- a CDS encoding L-aspartate oxidase, protein MIPRYLVNFDLDRMRRERTDVVVVGAGIAGLYTALQVSTYADAILISKKKLDDSNTRWAQGGIAAVTAKSDSPALHRQDTLVAGAGLCSDEAVEVLVHEGPERLKELIEYGTQFDKDDQGRYELTREGAHSKRRILHAQGDATGAEIVRALSERVRETPRITVLEDHFVVDVVTHEEQCVGVLAIPPDGEMFFIQSNATVLATGGAGQLYRYTTNPDIATADGIAMAYRAGADIKDVEFIQFHPTALYYPGAPRFLISEAVRGEGAILRNINGERFMEQYHQQKELAPRDVVARAIVAEMEKTNSAYVYLDITHEPEELIKHRFPTIYKFCLQYGLDMVTDWIPVAPACHYIMGGVRTDLHGETATSRLFACGEVSCTGVHGANRLASNSLSEAVVFGHRIAERIKQLAPRESLPPIRFEQPREHRPSNPMQQRVKLQKLMLRHVGLKRHEKGLRKASHEMERMKRLFHYEHHTKEAFEFLNLLNAALLTTHAALLREESRGGHYRSDFPQKDDLIWRKHIIQSIKDGVREEGSIGHVE, encoded by the coding sequence ATGATACCGAGATACCTTGTCAATTTTGATCTAGACCGCATGCGCCGGGAGCGAACAGATGTCGTTGTTGTCGGGGCAGGGATCGCGGGCCTATATACGGCGCTGCAAGTAAGTACGTATGCGGATGCCATATTGATCAGCAAGAAAAAACTGGATGACAGCAATACAAGATGGGCGCAAGGCGGGATCGCCGCCGTAACAGCCAAATCAGACTCGCCGGCATTGCACCGGCAGGATACGCTGGTCGCTGGTGCCGGACTCTGTTCCGACGAAGCGGTCGAAGTACTGGTCCACGAAGGACCGGAGCGGCTCAAAGAACTGATCGAATACGGAACACAGTTTGACAAGGACGATCAGGGGCGCTATGAGTTGACACGCGAAGGAGCCCACAGCAAGCGGCGTATTCTGCATGCGCAGGGAGATGCGACGGGAGCGGAGATCGTCCGCGCCCTTTCAGAGCGGGTGCGGGAGACACCGAGGATTACCGTGCTGGAAGATCATTTTGTAGTCGATGTCGTCACACATGAGGAACAGTGTGTCGGCGTCCTGGCCATACCGCCGGACGGCGAGATGTTTTTTATCCAATCCAATGCGACCGTCCTGGCTACGGGCGGCGCAGGCCAGTTGTACCGCTATACCACCAATCCCGATATTGCCACTGCTGACGGGATCGCGATGGCCTATCGCGCCGGAGCCGATATCAAGGATGTAGAGTTTATCCAGTTCCATCCGACCGCTCTCTACTATCCGGGTGCACCCCGTTTTCTGATCTCCGAGGCTGTTCGCGGCGAGGGAGCGATCCTGCGCAACATCAACGGGGAACGCTTTATGGAGCAATACCACCAGCAAAAAGAGCTGGCGCCGCGCGATGTTGTGGCGAGGGCGATCGTGGCAGAGATGGAGAAGACCAACTCCGCTTACGTCTATCTCGATATTACTCACGAGCCGGAAGAATTGATCAAGCATCGCTTTCCAACGATTTACAAATTCTGTCTGCAGTACGGATTGGATATGGTCACGGACTGGATTCCGGTAGCTCCGGCCTGCCACTACATCATGGGAGGTGTCCGTACCGACTTGCACGGAGAGACCGCGACCAGCCGTCTGTTTGCCTGCGGCGAAGTCTCCTGCACAGGGGTGCATGGAGCAAATCGGCTGGCCAGCAACTCGTTATCGGAAGCCGTTGTGTTTGGCCACCGGATTGCCGAACGGATCAAGCAGCTCGCACCACGGGAGTCGCTGCCGCCGATCCGGTTTGAACAACCGCGTGAGCATCGCCCTTCCAATCCGATGCAGCAGCGTGTCAAACTGCAGAAGCTGATGCTGCGCCATGTCGGTTTGAAGCGGCACGAAAAGGGGCTGCGTAAAGCAAGTCATGAAATGGAGCGGATGAAGCGGTTGTTCCACTATGAACACCACACCAAGGAAGCATTTGAATTCCTCAATCTGCTCAATGCGGCATTGCTCACGACTCATGCAGCTCTGCTTCGCGAAGAGAGTCGCGGCGGCCATTATCGCAGTGATTTTCCGCAAAAAGATGATTTGATCTGGCGCAAGCACATTATTCAATCGATCAAGGACGGGGTTCGAGAAGAGGGGAGTATAGGTCATGTGGAGTAA
- a CDS encoding PTS sugar transporter subunit IIA gives MLGKLFAKKKNHRQVALLAPLSGQVIALEQVPDPVFSQKMAGDGVAIVPTEGKLVAPIDGKVVSLLQTGHAVGLASEDGLEILLHIGIDTVKLNGKGFTPKVQIGDRVAAGEVLIQFDLEAIKEAGFSLITPVVITNEQQVVSDKTFHSDIDAQAGVTEIINVTLK, from the coding sequence ATGCTGGGTAAATTATTCGCAAAAAAGAAAAATCATCGTCAGGTTGCCCTACTGGCACCGTTGTCTGGTCAAGTGATCGCATTGGAACAAGTACCTGACCCTGTCTTTTCGCAAAAAATGGCCGGAGACGGTGTAGCGATTGTCCCAACCGAGGGCAAACTGGTAGCGCCGATCGACGGAAAAGTGGTCTCTCTGCTCCAGACCGGGCACGCCGTCGGGTTGGCCAGCGAAGATGGCTTGGAGATCTTGCTCCATATCGGCATTGATACGGTGAAGCTCAACGGAAAGGGATTTACGCCCAAGGTACAGATCGGCGACCGGGTGGCAGCAGGAGAGGTGCTGATCCAGTTTGATCTGGAAGCGATCAAGGAAGCAGGGTTCTCGCTGATTACACCTGTGGTGATTACCAATGAACAGCAAGTGGTCAGCGACAAGACGTTCCATTCGGACATCGATGCACAAGCAGGTGTGACGGAAATCATCAACGTCACGTTGAAATAG
- the glcT gene encoding glucose PTS transporter transcription antiterminator GlcT translates to MSRSYTVQRAFNNNVVLVKEEPRGMEVILLGKGIGFGKKPGHAISIDDERIEKKFRLEDEQHIKQYHHLISQVDQDVIGLSEEIIAMIAKEFAPALNEHVHLALPDHIQFAIQRLQNGMEIVNPFLFEIQTLYPKECALAQRAAERIERDFGVEIPESEVGFLALHIHSAATPFPVSRTVRFTNLIKELVQQVEEQTGTKLQSGSIDYVRLITHLRFAIERINQGKAVQNPLLDRVKTLFPEAYQLAASLTAKISQRLQVEVPEDETGYVAMHLQRLLQMPEA, encoded by the coding sequence ATGTCCCGTAGCTATACGGTTCAGCGGGCGTTCAACAACAACGTCGTCCTAGTAAAAGAAGAGCCGAGAGGCATGGAGGTCATCCTGTTGGGAAAAGGGATTGGTTTCGGCAAAAAGCCGGGCCATGCCATCTCGATCGACGATGAGCGGATTGAAAAGAAGTTTCGCCTGGAAGACGAACAGCACATCAAACAGTACCATCATCTGATCAGTCAGGTGGATCAGGATGTGATTGGTCTGTCCGAAGAAATAATCGCCATGATTGCCAAGGAGTTTGCACCGGCGCTAAATGAGCACGTGCACCTAGCCCTGCCCGACCACATCCAGTTCGCCATCCAGCGGCTGCAAAACGGAATGGAGATCGTCAATCCGTTTTTGTTCGAGATTCAGACCTTGTACCCAAAGGAGTGCGCGCTGGCCCAACGGGCAGCGGAGCGGATTGAACGGGATTTTGGTGTGGAGATCCCGGAGAGCGAGGTGGGATTCCTCGCCCTGCATATCCATTCCGCAGCGACGCCGTTTCCCGTCTCTCGGACGGTGCGCTTTACCAACCTGATCAAGGAATTGGTTCAGCAGGTAGAGGAGCAGACGGGGACGAAGCTGCAGAGTGGCAGCATCGATTACGTCCGTTTGATCACACATCTGCGTTTTGCGATTGAGCGGATTAATCAGGGAAAGGCCGTGCAAAACCCGCTGCTGGACCGGGTAAAGACGCTGTTTCCGGAGGCTTATCAGCTTGCGGCCTCTCTAACGGCGAAGATCTCGCAGCGGCTGCAGGTCGAGGTACCGGAAGACGAGACGGGTTACGTCGCGATGCACCTGCAGCGGCTGCTGCAAATGCCGGAAGCATAA
- a CDS encoding metal ABC transporter solute-binding protein, Zn/Mn family — protein sequence MKRWGGTWSTVVGVFAALALTACGQPTAVGDPAKQPVSAEEGQVDEKVLVYTTLYPLQYVAERIGGEYAEVKNIVPPGVEPHDFEPTARDIVALSEAQVFVYNGSGFELWVEKAVEGIDRTKTIVVNATEGLPLLTVSEEGDHHDHGAEDAHAEASHAEESHADGEHHEAEHAAEAEHNHDHGAEDAHTEEAHAEESHAAEEHPEDQHAAESEHNHDHDHGPNDPHVWLDPTLLKQQAEKIKDALIKADQAHQEEYQRQYEALAADLDALDQEYQAVAAKAKQKEFVVSHSAFGYLAHRYGLTQTSISGLSPADEPSAAELKELVEHVKENQVEYILFETLASPKVAEVIARETGAQTATLNPLEGLTEAEQQEGKDYLSVMRENLQTLRKALGVDE from the coding sequence ATGAAAAGATGGGGAGGAACATGGTCAACTGTTGTAGGGGTGTTTGCGGCACTGGCATTAACGGCGTGCGGTCAGCCAACCGCAGTCGGTGATCCAGCAAAACAACCGGTTTCTGCGGAAGAAGGACAGGTTGACGAGAAAGTATTGGTTTATACCACGCTGTATCCATTGCAGTATGTAGCGGAGCGAATCGGCGGCGAATACGCCGAAGTCAAAAACATTGTACCGCCTGGTGTGGAGCCACATGATTTTGAACCAACAGCAAGAGACATCGTCGCACTGTCTGAAGCCCAGGTGTTTGTCTACAACGGCAGTGGCTTTGAGCTGTGGGTGGAAAAGGCAGTCGAAGGTATCGACAGAACCAAGACCATTGTTGTCAACGCTACAGAGGGTCTGCCCTTGCTGACTGTTTCGGAAGAGGGGGATCACCACGACCATGGAGCCGAAGACGCCCATGCAGAGGCATCCCATGCAGAGGAATCCCATGCTGATGGGGAGCATCATGAAGCGGAGCATGCTGCTGAGGCTGAGCACAACCACGATCATGGGGCCGAAGATGCTCATACAGAGGAGGCTCATGCAGAGGAGTCGCATGCTGCTGAGGAACATCCTGAAGATCAGCACGCTGCTGAGAGTGAGCACAACCACGATCACGACCACGGTCCAAATGATCCGCATGTCTGGCTGGACCCCACTCTGCTAAAACAACAGGCGGAGAAAATCAAAGATGCGCTGATCAAGGCTGACCAGGCTCATCAGGAGGAGTACCAGCGTCAGTACGAAGCACTGGCTGCTGATCTGGATGCGCTAGATCAGGAGTATCAGGCAGTGGCTGCCAAGGCAAAGCAGAAGGAGTTTGTCGTCTCTCATAGTGCGTTTGGATACTTGGCCCATCGGTACGGTCTCACTCAGACATCGATCTCCGGGCTTTCTCCAGCCGATGAACCTTCTGCGGCGGAGTTGAAAGAGTTGGTTGAGCATGTGAAGGAAAATCAGGTAGAATATATCTTGTTTGAAACGCTTGCATCGCCAAAAGTGGCGGAGGTAATCGCTCGTGAAACAGGGGCGCAAACGGCAACATTAAATCCGTTGGAAGGCCTGACCGAAGCTGAGCAGCAGGAGGGGAAGGATTATCTCTCGGTGATGCGGGAAAACCTGCAAACCCTGCGCAAGGCGCTAGGAGTTGATGAGTAG
- a CDS encoding HPr family phosphocarrier protein, whose product MIRFDVDVTVASGLHARPASMLVNRAKPYSSVITLVREGKRADAKSILGVMGLCVKAGERITIEVDGEDEQIAAESIKELFVNQFA is encoded by the coding sequence ATGATTCGATTTGACGTAGATGTGACGGTGGCAAGCGGCCTGCACGCGCGGCCTGCTTCCATGCTGGTGAACCGCGCCAAGCCGTATTCCTCTGTCATCACCTTAGTCAGAGAAGGGAAGAGGGCGGACGCCAAAAGCATCCTCGGTGTGATGGGCTTGTGCGTCAAGGCCGGAGAGCGGATTACCATCGAAGTGGACGGAGAAGATGAGCAGATCGCTGCTGAGTCGATCAAAGAGCTGTTTGTCAATCAGTTTGCTTGA
- the nadC gene encoding carboxylating nicotinate-nucleotide diphosphorylase, protein MWSKWELQRKLEEWLQEDIGFGDITTNSTIPEQEQGTGIIYAKESGVIAGLAVAEQVFHLIDSSLVFRRLAEEGDWVEKGASLAEVEGSVRSILSGERLALNLLQHLSGIATRTHQYVQAIAGTKVRLVDTRKTTPGMRMLEKYAVRVGGGHNHRYGLYDAVLIKDNHIKGAGGIGNAVLAARAAIPHTMKIEVETETLTQVQEALDAGADIIMLDNMPTDVMQEAVQLINGRAAVEASGGVTLETIESVAKTGVDVISVGALTHSVRALDISLDLNQRKR, encoded by the coding sequence ATGTGGAGTAAGTGGGAGCTGCAGCGCAAACTGGAAGAGTGGCTTCAGGAAGATATCGGTTTTGGAGATATCACGACAAATAGCACGATTCCTGAACAGGAGCAGGGTACAGGGATCATCTATGCCAAAGAATCGGGAGTGATTGCCGGGCTTGCTGTTGCAGAGCAGGTGTTTCATCTGATCGACTCGTCGCTGGTTTTCCGCCGGCTGGCAGAAGAGGGAGACTGGGTGGAAAAGGGAGCTTCTCTAGCCGAAGTGGAGGGATCGGTTCGCTCCATCCTCAGCGGTGAGCGGCTAGCTCTTAATCTGCTGCAGCATCTGTCCGGTATAGCAACCCGCACCCATCAGTATGTACAGGCGATTGCCGGTACCAAAGTAAGGCTGGTTGACACTCGCAAGACGACACCGGGCATGCGGATGTTGGAGAAGTATGCCGTCCGTGTCGGCGGCGGGCATAATCATCGCTACGGTTTATACGATGCCGTATTAATCAAAGACAATCATATCAAAGGGGCAGGCGGGATTGGCAATGCGGTTTTGGCCGCACGAGCAGCGATCCCGCACACGATGAAGATTGAAGTGGAGACCGAGACGCTGACCCAGGTGCAGGAGGCGCTCGATGCCGGAGCTGACATCATCATGCTGGACAACATGCCGACTGACGTGATGCAAGAGGCCGTACAACTAATAAACGGCCGGGCGGCAGTGGAAGCATCTGGAGGGGTTACCCTGGAAACGATCGAGTCGGTAGCCAAGACGGGTGTTGATGTGATCTCAGTCGGAGCGCTTACCCATTCGGTTCGTGCCCTTGACATTAGTCTTGACTTAAATCAGAGGAAGCGGTAG
- a CDS encoding metal ABC transporter permease, whose product MLADWWQYDFLRYTLFSGLLIGLICPVLGTFLIVRRLSMMADGLSHVTLSGVAAGMLLSKKVSLFSGVNPLFFGMLFSVLGSLFIERLRKVYKAYQDLAIPITLSAGLGLFTVLISMADGFNADLYSYLFGKIVTVTIEDLFALIGVASAVLITVWLIYKELFTVSFDEEFARVSGVSYRWINLWFMILVALTIAASMRIVGVLLISALITLPVAASLQLATSFRQAILLAILFAETAVLSGLYVAYLLDWASGGTIVLAAVLILLVVLAAKKLRVLVAR is encoded by the coding sequence ATGTTGGCTGACTGGTGGCAATATGATTTTTTGCGGTATACCTTGTTTTCTGGACTCTTGATTGGACTGATCTGTCCTGTTCTCGGTACGTTTCTGATTGTTCGCCGGCTGTCGATGATGGCAGACGGGTTGTCGCACGTTACCCTTTCTGGAGTGGCGGCCGGTATGTTACTATCAAAGAAAGTTTCCCTTTTCAGCGGGGTGAATCCGCTTTTTTTTGGAATGCTTTTCTCGGTGCTCGGATCGCTGTTTATCGAGCGTCTACGCAAGGTGTACAAGGCGTATCAGGATTTGGCGATCCCGATCACACTCTCAGCCGGACTTGGCTTGTTCACCGTACTGATCAGTATGGCGGACGGGTTTAACGCTGATCTGTATTCTTATTTGTTCGGCAAGATCGTAACCGTCACAATCGAAGATCTGTTCGCGCTGATAGGCGTTGCCAGCGCCGTGTTGATCACGGTATGGTTGATTTATAAAGAGTTGTTCACCGTCTCATTTGACGAAGAATTTGCCCGGGTCTCCGGGGTGTCATACCGCTGGATCAATCTCTGGTTTATGATTCTGGTAGCGCTGACCATTGCTGCTTCGATGCGGATCGTGGGCGTACTGCTGATCTCCGCGCTGATCACGCTTCCTGTGGCGGCCAGTCTGCAGCTTGCGACCAGTTTCAGGCAGGCTATCTTGCTGGCGATCTTGTTTGCCGAGACAGCTGTGCTGTCCGGCTTGTACGTCGCCTACCTGCTGGACTGGGCTTCAGGGGGGACGATTGTGCTGGCGGCGGTCTTGATCTTGCTTGTCGTGTTGGCTGCCAAAAAGCTAAGGGTACTGGTTGCACGCTAA
- a CDS encoding metal ABC transporter ATP-binding protein has protein sequence MEGQKAGGEPVVRLSSVSFQYDGKTVLDQIDFTLHKGDFVGIVGPNGSGKSTLLKLILGLLAPQQGAVELFGQSLSRFRDWYKIGYVAQQAAHGTGGFPATVREVVMSGLTGKVGMFRRLTKEHRRQAEEVINRVGLGDKIDARIGSLSGGQRQRVFIARALVSEPELLILDEPTVGVDQESIEQFYQLLRSLKEESGLTMMIVSHDIGVMTQWVNKVACLQRQLHFHGSSDEFAHKQEQVLQRMYGESIRLLTHHH, from the coding sequence GTGGAAGGACAAAAAGCGGGAGGCGAGCCGGTTGTTCGGCTGTCTTCCGTCTCTTTTCAATACGATGGAAAAACGGTGCTGGATCAGATTGACTTCACCCTGCATAAGGGGGATTTCGTCGGGATTGTCGGCCCAAACGGGTCAGGCAAATCGACACTCCTCAAACTAATTCTCGGGCTGCTTGCACCGCAGCAGGGTGCGGTTGAGCTGTTTGGCCAGTCGCTGTCCCGTTTTCGTGACTGGTATAAGATCGGCTATGTAGCCCAGCAGGCGGCGCATGGCACCGGTGGATTTCCGGCTACGGTGCGGGAGGTGGTCATGTCTGGGCTGACCGGTAAGGTTGGCATGTTTCGCAGGTTGACCAAAGAACATCGGCGCCAGGCGGAAGAAGTCATCAACCGGGTCGGCCTTGGCGACAAGATCGATGCCCGGATCGGCTCACTATCCGGGGGACAGCGACAGCGGGTCTTCATCGCCAGGGCACTCGTATCAGAGCCGGAGCTGCTGATCCTCGACGAGCCAACCGTAGGAGTGGACCAGGAGTCAATCGAGCAGTTTTATCAACTGCTTCGCTCCCTCAAGGAAGAAAGTGGACTGACGATGATGATTGTGAGCCACGATATCGGCGTGATGACCCAGTGGGTGAACAAAGTAGCCTGCCTGCAGCGGCAGCTCCACTTTCACGGCAGTTCCGATGAGTTCGCCCACAAACAAGAGCAGGTGCTGCAGCGGATGTACGGGGAGTCGATTCGCCTGCTGACGCACCATCACTAG
- a CDS encoding haloacid dehalogenase-like hydrolase has translation MKRLLDCTASDFQKMNGQQLKQSIKAAEGRVLLAEVIGAVPPLYGGVTNAEIAAAFGADLILLNIFDVFAPSVAGLEVDDPQTVVQRLKQYTGRPIGLNLEPVDLTLSAASRFDQLPPGRVASERSFAEAKQLGFDFICLTGNPKTGVTNAEITAAIAKARQVMGDDTLIIAGKMHGAGVDAEVGESLVGEADIVSFVEAGADVILLPSPGTIPGITLEVCREMVRTVHRHGALAITATGTSQEGSDEQTIRQIALYSKMAGADLYHIGDAGYMGIAVPENIMQYSIVVRGRRHTYVRMASSVMR, from the coding sequence ATGAAACGATTGTTGGATTGTACAGCGTCCGATTTTCAGAAGATGAACGGTCAGCAGTTGAAACAATCGATTAAGGCGGCGGAAGGAAGAGTGCTGCTGGCTGAAGTGATTGGCGCCGTTCCCCCCTTGTACGGAGGGGTGACGAACGCCGAGATAGCTGCTGCCTTTGGAGCTGATCTGATTCTGCTCAACATCTTCGACGTATTTGCTCCGTCGGTGGCAGGTCTGGAAGTGGACGATCCGCAAACGGTCGTCCAGCGCTTAAAGCAGTACACAGGACGGCCGATCGGACTCAATCTGGAACCGGTGGACCTTACCTTGTCAGCAGCGTCCCGTTTTGATCAACTGCCGCCCGGTCGAGTCGCCAGCGAGCGATCATTTGCCGAGGCCAAGCAATTGGGCTTTGACTTCATCTGTTTGACCGGCAATCCCAAGACGGGAGTGACAAATGCCGAGATCACCGCTGCCATTGCCAAAGCGCGGCAGGTGATGGGAGACGACACCTTGATTATCGCAGGCAAGATGCATGGTGCTGGTGTTGATGCGGAAGTGGGCGAATCGCTGGTTGGTGAAGCTGATATCGTCTCGTTTGTCGAGGCAGGTGCCGATGTGATTTTGCTCCCTTCACCGGGCACGATCCCTGGGATCACGTTGGAGGTGTGCCGGGAGATGGTTCGCACGGTGCACCGACACGGTGCGTTGGCCATCACGGCCACCGGTACCAGCCAGGAAGGCTCTGACGAGCAGACGATACGGCAGATTGCCCTCTACAGCAAGATGGCAGGTGCTGACCTCTACCACATCGGAGACGCAGGCTACATGGGAATTGCGGTTCCGGAGAACATCATGCAGTACTCCATCGTCGTCCGCGGCCGACGCCATACCTACGTAAGGATGGCCTCGTCTGTGATGCGATAG
- a CDS encoding PCYCGC domain-containing protein: MKRVRFLYIGLLSFSLVVGCSSASEDSAAEVGHQQHAPNGDLQELTASIEDLPSFLDQVDPRIKEVYQIAGQHQDTLQHIPCYCGCGESAGHQHNGNCFIKEVKEDGSVLWDDHGTRCGVCLEIAYVSSELKDQGKSVHEIRTLIDEKYKSGYAKPTPTPMPNQG; the protein is encoded by the coding sequence ATGAAGCGAGTTCGTTTTCTATATATTGGTCTGTTAAGCTTTTCTCTCGTCGTCGGCTGCTCTTCCGCATCTGAGGATTCGGCTGCCGAAGTAGGCCACCAGCAGCATGCGCCAAATGGCGATCTGCAGGAACTAACCGCCTCCATCGAGGATCTGCCGTCGTTCCTTGACCAGGTAGATCCACGGATCAAGGAAGTGTACCAAATCGCCGGCCAGCATCAAGACACGCTGCAGCATATCCCTTGTTACTGCGGCTGCGGTGAGAGCGCCGGGCACCAGCACAACGGCAACTGCTTTATCAAGGAAGTGAAAGAGGACGGATCGGTCCTCTGGGATGACCACGGCACCCGCTGCGGTGTCTGCCTGGAGATCGCCTACGTATCTAGCGAGCTAAAAGATCAGGGCAAGTCGGTACATGAGATTCGTACACTGATCGATGAAAAATACAAATCAGGCTATGCGAAACCGACACCTACCCCTATGCCAAATCAAGGATGA